One Streptomyces formicae genomic window, GGTGACGGTCGCGCGCCGTCTCGCGGAGGGCTACCGGGGCGTGCACCCCGGACTCGCGTACCTGAGATGATCACGGCATGAGTCCCGTCGTCTCCATCGGTGCCGCCGCACGCCGCCCCTGCACGCTCGTCGTGTGCAGGGGCTGCTGCTGCGGCGACGCCCGCAAGAACCCCGGCATCGACCACGTCTGGCAACTGGAGCGGCTGCGCTCGGCGGCAGCGGCCTCACGCGGCCGCTTCGCACTCCGCACGACCGACTGCCTGGGCCCGTGCGGCCAGGCCAACATCGTCGTCGTCCAGCCGTCCCACGAGGGTCGCAGACGAGGCGGCCGCCCGGCCTGGATCGGCTTCGTCACGGACGACGCGTCGGTGGACGGGATACTGGCATGGGCGGAGGCGGGCGGCCCGGGCATCGCGAAGCTGTCACCGACGCTGGAACTCCAACTGGTGGACCCGCGCAAGCTGTGATGCTTCAGTCCGCGAGCACCTGGTCCAAGAATCCCCGCAGGTTCCGCACGGTCCGCTCGTTCTGCTCCTCCAGCGACAGGCTCTCCTCGAACCGCCGCGCGAGCGCCGTCGTCTTCTTGCCCCGTACGTAGAGGGAGCAGGCGAGGTCCGCGCAGATGTAGAGCCCGACCGAGTTCCCCTGACGCCCCGCCGCCCCCGCCCTGGGGGCGACGAGCAACGTGATGCCGGAGCCGGACTGCGGCGTCACGCACACTGAGCAGATGCTGGACTTGAGCAGGCTCTTGCGCGCCCCGGACGACGCCCGCAGCGCGATCCCCACCGGCTGCCCCTCGCGCCACGTCACGACGTACCCGCGATCGGGCGCCTTGGGGTCGCGCCAGCCGAGGAAGTCCAGGTCGGACCAGGGGGTGTCGGCGAAGCCCGCGGGGAGGGTGAGCCTGCGGGCCTCGCCCTTCGAGCAGTTCACGAAGGACGCGCGGATCTCGTTCTCACTCACGGGCTGCATGATCCAGAAGCTATCAACGGCCCGCCGCGACCGTCCTCTCAGTTTTCCCCGGCGACGTCTTCCCCCGCGACCGCGGGTCCCGGCGTGCGCGCCGCACGGAACTGCGTGGTCCGCCGCAGCCGGAAGCCGAGCGACTCATAGAGCCGGATG contains:
- a CDS encoding FBP domain-containing protein, whose amino-acid sequence is MQPVSENEIRASFVNCSKGEARRLTLPAGFADTPWSDLDFLGWRDPKAPDRGYVVTWREGQPVGIALRASSGARKSLLKSSICSVCVTPQSGSGITLLVAPRAGAAGRQGNSVGLYICADLACSLYVRGKKTTALARRFEESLSLEEQNERTVRNLRGFLDQVLAD
- a CDS encoding (2Fe-2S) ferredoxin domain-containing protein, coding for MSPVVSIGAAARRPCTLVVCRGCCCGDARKNPGIDHVWQLERLRSAAAASRGRFALRTTDCLGPCGQANIVVVQPSHEGRRRGGRPAWIGFVTDDASVDGILAWAEAGGPGIAKLSPTLELQLVDPRKL